A single region of the Ziziphus jujuba cultivar Dongzao chromosome 10, ASM3175591v1 genome encodes:
- the LOC107411767 gene encoding homeobox protein knotted-1-like 1, producing MEEFYRVDPGISYSNDDVGVDFDNITTTATASCAIFHRHDGHGHDRDHLLPFDQSEAMGTEMSDLIKAQIANHPRYPDVVAAYIECQKVGAPPETATLLEEISRENHPLSCCSEIGVDPELDEFMESYCEILHRYKEELSKPFNEATTFLCSIESQLSNLCKGTLARTHDHRSGGTSEEELSNCGDQVEAAESEETSGAGGRAIDQELKDMLLQKYSGYLSSLRKEFLKKRKKGKLPKDARTALLDWWNTHYRWPYPTEEEKAKLSEMTGLDQKQINNWFINQRKRHWKPTEEMRFALMEGQ from the exons atggaagagTTTTACAGGGTTGACCCTGGAATCTCCTACTCGAATGATGATGTGGGTgttgattttgataatattacGACCACTGCCACTGCTTCTTGTGCAATATTTCATCGTCATGATGGTCATGGTCATGATCGTGATCATTTGCTTCCATTTGATCAATCCGAGGCCATGGGGACAGAGATGTCGGATCTGATTAAGGCCCAGATTGCCAATCATCCTCGTTATCCAGATGTTGTTGCTGCTTATATTGAATGCCAaaag GTTGGTGCACCGCCGGAAACGGCAACGCTTCTTGAAGAAATCAGCCGGGAAAACCATCCCCTAAGTTGTTGCAGTGAAATTGGAGTTGATCCCGAACTAGATGAGTTCATG GAATCATATTGTGAGATTCTTCATAGATACAAGGAGGAACTATCCAAGCCCTTCAATGAAGCGACGACATTCTTGTGCAGTATTGAATCACAACTCAGCAATCTCTGTAAAGGAACATTAGCAAGAACCCACGATCATCGCTctg GTGGTACTTCAGAGGAGGAGTTGAGTAATTGTGGGGATCAGGTGGAAGCAGCAGAGAGCGAAGAAACGAGCGGCGCAGGTGGCCGGGCAATCGATCAGGAGCTTAAAGATATGCTGCTGCAGAAGTACAGCGGCTATCTAAGCAGTCTGAGGAAGGAGTTTctcaagaaaagaaagaaaggcaaGCTACCGAAAGATGCCAGAACTGCACTCTTGGACTGGTGGAACACTCACTATAGATGGCCGTATCCTACG gaaGAGGAAAAAGCGAAGCTGTCAGAGATGACTGGTTTGGATCAGAAGCAAATAAATAACTGGTTCATAAACCAAAGGAAGCGACATTGGAAACCAACTGAAGAAATGAGGTTTGCTCTCATGGAGGGTCAGTAG
- the LOC125421187 gene encoding nicotianamine synthase, with product MVCQEEALVEKICDLYEQISSLESLKPSKDVDMLFTQLVHTCIPPSPIDVTKLCKRVQEIRSKLIRLCGEAEGHLESHFSTILASFQNPLQNFNIFPYYSNYLKLGQLEFNILKQHYTHEPKKIAFVGSGPLPLTSIVLASNHLLKTVFYNFDIDPSANSKALALLPCDSDLSKRLFFHTTNIMDVTNALRDFDVVFLAALVGMDKEEKLRVIDHLAKYMSPGALLMLRSAHGARAFLYPVVDPCDLRGFEVLSVFHPTDEVINSVVIARKYPLPTHPSLLDHQQGLGNIILVPNKCSDIETFNPLNIHGNMIEELAFDEQL from the coding sequence ATGGTTTGCCAGGAAGAGGCTTTGGTAGAAAAGATCTGTGATTTGTATGAGCAAATCTCAAGCCTTGAAAGTCTCAAACCTTCCAAAGATGTCGACATGCTCTTCACCCAACTTGTTCACACATGTATCCCACCAAGTCCTATTGACGTTACAAAGCTTTGCAAAAGGGTTCAAGAAATTAGGTCCAAACTCATTAGGCTCTGTGGTGAAGCTGAGGGTCATTTGGAGTCCCATTTCTCAACAATCCTAGCCTCTTTCCAAAACCCACTTCAGAATTTCAACATTTTCCCTTACTATTCCAATTACCTCAAGCTTGGCCAACTCGAATTCAACATTCTTAAACAACACTATACCcatgaacccaaaaaaattgCCTTTGTGGGCTCAGGTCCTCTGCCTCTCACCTCTATTGTCTTGGCCTCCAATCACCTTTTAAAAACCGTTTTCTACAACTTTGACATTGACCCATCTGCCAATTCAAAAGCTCTTGCTTTGCTGCCCTGTGATTCTGACCTATCGAAAAGGTTGTTTTTCCACACCACCAATATTATGGATGTCACAAACGCTTTGAGAGACTTTGATGTTGTATTTTTGGCAGCTCTTGTTGGTATGGACAAGGAAGAGAAGCTCAGAGTTATTGATCATTTGGCCAAGTATATGTCTCCTGGAGCTCTCTTGATGCTGAGGAGTGCTCATGGTGCTCGAGCTTTTCTGTATCCGGTTGTTGATCCTTGTGATCTTAGAGGGTTTGAGGTTCTCTCTGTGTTTCATCCAACCGATGAAGTAATTAATTCGGTTGTCATAGCACGTAAATACCCATTGCCTACACACCCTTCACTACTTGATCATCAACAGGGACTTGGAAATATTATACTAGTTCCTAATAAGTGCTCTGACATTGAAACTTTCAATCCCCTCAATATCCATGGCAATATGATAGAGGAATTGGCCTTTGACGAGCAGCTTTAG